The following are encoded in a window of Pongo abelii isolate AG06213 chromosome 16, NHGRI_mPonAbe1-v2.0_pri, whole genome shotgun sequence genomic DNA:
- the LOC103889271 gene encoding uncharacterized protein LOC103889271 isoform X2: MDIYGLPQYEKPIAEGNQLLHFHLIPFNALGTRHWRSWRTAGRGQAWGPWTHCGPTPQLWGTKTYQAWQPLSHTGSLRMGKGRTSEDSHQLALPWVEQCSDSLRRQCQEVGEEGTLHLHMPVGLFTSQRQWGV; the protein is encoded by the exons ATGGACATCTACGGCCTCCCGCAGTACGAGAAGCCCATCGCTGAGGGCAACCAGCTTCTACACTTCCACCTCATTCCCTTCAATGCGCTGGG GACTCGCCACTGGCGCAGCTGGCGGACAGCTGGgaggggccaggcctgggggccCTGGACACACTGTGGGCCCACGCCTCAGCTTTGGGGGACGAAGACTTACCAGGCGTGGCAGCCCTTGAGCCACACGGGGTCCCTGAGGATGGGGAAGGGTCGCACGAGCGAGGACTCCCACCAGCTGGCGCTCCCCTGGGTGGAA CAGTGCAGTGACTCTTTGAGAAGACAGTGCCAAGAGGTTGGAGAGGAGGGTACGCTGCATCTCCACATGCCTGTCGGATTATTCACTAGCCAGCGACAGTGGGGTGTTTGA
- the LOC112131509 gene encoding golgin subfamily A member 6-like protein 22 isoform X2, with protein sequence MSLELYRNTITNEELKEKNAKLQEKLQIIESEKSEIQLNIKELKRKLEKDKILLPQVQTNTLQEEKMWRQEEKLQDQEEKIRKQEEKLQDQEEKIRKQEEKMRRQEERLWAQEKELREQREQMWEQEKELQEQEKKMQEQQMREQEQQMGEQEEKMWRQEEKMWRQEERLWQQEKQMREEEDKMREQEEKMWRQEEKMWKQEKELRELEEQMQKQKEQMWKQEEQVWKQEEQRPKLEEQMQKQEEQMWKQEEQMRKQEEQMRKQEEQMRKQEEQMRKQEEQMRKQEEQMRKQEEQMRKQEEQMRKQEEQMWKQEEQMRKQEKELRELEKQMRKQEEQMRKQEEQMRKKEEQMRKQEEQMRKQEEQMRKLEEQMRKQEEQMRKEEQMRKQEEQSPELEEQMRKQEEQMSKQEEQMRKQEKELRELEKQMRKKEEQMGEVEEQMWKQEEQMRKLEEQMREQDERLRLKEERLWDQDEKMREEEEKMWIQEEKLQEQEKELREKEEEMQKQKMREEEEKMREEKKMWGQEEKMREKERMGEQEEKMREEEKMRGQEEKMREKERMGEQEEKMQEERCSEPRLPPSKDLSDRSHPGSVEPAGEAGKGYSHDNRTAQQMMQLLGGRKNAQERPVLGSTSCIPFFYRGDKKKMKIISI encoded by the coding sequence GTTCAAACCAACACTttacaggaggagaagatgtggaggcaggaggagaagcttCAGgatcaggaggagaagatacggaagcaggaggagaagcTACAGgatcaggaggagaagatacggaagcaggaggaaaagatgcggagacaggaggagaggctgtgggCACAGGAGAAGGAGCTGCGGGAGCAGCGGGAGCAGATGTGGGAGCAGGAAAAGGAGCTGCAGGAGCAGGAAAAGAAGATGCAGGAGCAGCAGATGAGGGAGCAGGAGCAGCAGAtgggggagcaggaggagaagatgtggagacaggaggagaagatgtggagacaggaggagaggctgtggcagcaggagaagcagatgcgggaggaggaggacaagatgcgggagcaggaggagaagatgtggagacaggaggagaagatgtggaagcaGGAGAAGGAGCTGCGCGAGCTGGAGGAGCAGATGCAGAAGCAGAAGGAGCAGatgtggaagcaggaggagcaggtgtggaagcaggaggagcagaggcccaagctggaggagcagatgcagaagcaggaggagcagatgtggaagcaggaggagcagatgcggaagcaggaggagcagatgcggaagcaggaggagcagatgcggaagcaggaggagcagatgcggaagcaggaggagcagatgcggaagcaggaggagcagatgaggaagcaggaggagcagatgcggaagcaggaggagcagatgcggaagcaggaggagcagatgtggaagcaggaggagcagatgagaaagcaggagaaggagctgcgtgagctggagaagcagatgcggaagcaggaggagcagatgaggaagcaggaggagcagatgcggaagaaggaggagcagatgcggaagcaggaggagcagatgaggaagcaggaggagcagatgaggaagctggaggagcagatgaggaagcaggaggagcagatgcggaaggaggagcagatgaggaagcaggaggagcagagtcccgagctggaggagcagatgcggaagcaggaggagcagatgagtaagcaggaggagcagatgcggaagcaggagaaggagctgcgcgagctggagaagcagatgcggaagaaggaggagcagatgggagaggtggaggagcagatgtggaagcaggaggagcagatgcgcaagctggaggagcagatgcgggAGCAGGATGAGAGGCTGCGATTGAAGGAGGAGAGGCTGTGGGATCAGGATGAGAAAATGcgcgaggaggaggagaagatgtggataCAGGAGGAAAAGCTTCAGGAGCAGGAAAAGGAGCTccgggagaaggaagaggagatgcAGAAGCAGAAGatgcgggaggaggaggagaagatgcgggaGGAGAAGAAGatgtgggggcaggaggagaagatgcgggagaaggagaggatgggagagcaggaggagaagatgcgggaggaggagaagatgcgggggcaggaggagaagatgcgggagaaggagaggatgggagagcaggaggagaagatgcaggaGGAGCGGTGCTCAGAGCCccgcctccctccctccaaaGACCTTTCTGATAGGAGCCACCCTGGCAGTGTGGAGCCTGCAGGAGAGGCCGGGAAGGGTTATTCCCATGACAACCGCACTGCACAGCAGATGATGCAGCTGCTTGGTGGAAGGAAGAACGCCCAAGAGCGCCCAGTCTTAGGCAGCACCTCCTGCATCCCATTCTTCTACCGAGGAgataagaaaaagatgaagatCATCAGTATCTAA